Sequence from the Mesorhizobium sp. PAMC28654 genome:
ATATCGAACAGGTCGGCACGCCGATGGATCTTTACAAGAAACCCGGCAACCTGTTCGTCGCCCAGTTCATCGGCTCGCCGGCCATGAACATCGTGCCGGCCAGGATCGAGACCGCCGGCGCGGTGACGGCGATCAGCCATATCGGCGCAAACAAGGTCAATGTGCCCCTGGCGACGCCGGCGTCCGCCAAGGGGACCGAGGTCAGCTTCGGCGTGCGGCCAGAAGATCTGTTCATCGTCACCGGGGCCGATTTCCTGTTCGAGGGAAGGGTCGACTATGTCGAGCAACTCGGCGAGGTCCAGCTGGTCTACATCGATATCGGCCGCGCCGACCTGCCGCTAGTGACCAAGCTGCCGGGCAATGTCGAGGTCAAGCGCGGGGCGACGCTGCGGCTGACCGCCAATGCCGAAGACCTTCATATCTTCGACACAGACGGACGTTCATTCGCGCTGCATGAGGCCGAGGCCAAAGCGGCCTGAAGCGGCCCAGAAGAATGTCAAACCACGGGTGAAAAACAAAAGCGGCGGGCCATGCCCGCCGCTCTTGTTTTTTATAGATAAGCTTCGGCTCTTAGTTGTTGCCGAAGAGATTGCGGTCCGCACCCTGAGGGGCGGGCTTCGCCGTGTCATGCGACGAATTGAGCAACTTGTAGACCGGCGAGTCGCTGTTGGCGATCGACGCCGTCGGCGTCTTGTCGACATTGACGATAGCCTGCTGGTCGGGGCCGTTCGAGCCGTAGTGGTCACTGCCGGCGAAAGCCGTACCCGAGATGGCCAGAAGGGTTGCGGCGGTGAGGATGATCTTTTTCATTTCAAGTACTCCTAGATTTCGATATCCGCCGGAGAAGCAGGCCATGCCCACTCCTCCGCGGTCGGCAGCATTAGTTGTTGCCGAAGAGGTTGCGGTCGGCGCCCTGTGTGACGGGCTGCTGCTTGGCAGCCGGTTCCGACTTCTTGATGGAAGCGGTGTACGAGCTGTCGACGGTGTTCGCGGCCTGATTGGCGTCATTGGAACCGTAGTGGTCGCTACCAGCGAACGCGGTGCCGGAGATTGCCAGGAGGGTGGCGGCGGTGAGGATGATCTTTTTCATTTCAAGTACTCCTGAATTCTGAAGTCCCGGGTGCAGCGGGCGGAGCCCGCCGGCCATCGGGATCGGCACTAGTTGTTGCCGAAGAGGTTACGGTCGGCGCCCTGCGTGACGGGCTGCTGCTTGGCAGCCGGTTCCGACTTCTTGATGGAAGCGGTGTACGAGCTGTCGACGGTGTTCGCGGCCTGATTGGCGTCATTGGAACCGTAGTGGTCGCTACCAGCGAACGCGGTGCCGGAGATTGCCAGAAGGGTGGCGGCGGTGAGGATGATCTTTTTCATTTCAAGTACTCCTGAATTCTGAAGTCCCGGGTGCAGCGGGCGGAGCCCGCCGGCCATCGGGATCGGCATTAGTTGTTGCCGAAGAGGTTACGGTCGGCGCCCTGCGTGACGGGCTGCTGCTTGGCAGCCGGTTCCGACTTCTTGATGGAAGCGGTGTACGAGCTGTCGACGGTGTTCGCGGCCTGATTGGCGTCATTGGAACCGTAGTGGTCGCTACCAGCGAAGGCGCTGCCGGAGATCGCCAGAAGGGCGGCGGCAGTGAGAATGATCTTTTTCA
This genomic interval carries:
- a CDS encoding DUF680 domain-containing protein, with the protein product MKKIILTAATLLAISGTAFAGSDHYGSNGPDQQAIVNVDKTPTASIANSDSPVYKLLNSSHDTAKPAPQGADRNLFGNN
- a CDS encoding DUF680 domain-containing protein, which produces MKKIILTAATLLAISGTAFAGSDHYGSNDANQAANTVDSSYTASIKKSEPAAKQQPVTQGADRNLFGNN
- a CDS encoding DUF680 domain-containing protein, which produces MKKIILTAATLLAISGTAFAGSDHYGSNDANQAANTVDSSYTASIKKSEPAAKQQPVTQGADRNLFGNN
- a CDS encoding DUF680 domain-containing protein, whose translation is MKKIILTAAALLAISGSAFAGSDHYGSNDANQAANTVDSSYTASIKKSEPAAKQQPVTQGADRNLFGNN